From a region of the Triticum aestivum cultivar Chinese Spring chromosome 7D, IWGSC CS RefSeq v2.1, whole genome shotgun sequence genome:
- the LOC123169280 gene encoding protein RADIALIS-like 4 isoform X1, with product MSSSWTFKQNKVFEDALAKYDKDAPDRWQNVAREVGDGKSVEDVKKHFAELEKDVDEIHTNGAGSSSNNTKGGSSRGGSSDGQRPRYLKSQ from the exons ATGAGTTCATCGTGGACATTCAAGCAGAACAAGGTGTTCGAGGATGCGCTGGCCAAGTACGACAAGGACGCGCCAGACAGATGGCAGAACGTGGCGCGGGAGGTTGGCGACGGCAAGTCGGTGGAGGATGTGAAGAAGCACTTCGCGGAGCTGGAAAAAGACGTGGACGAGATTCATACAAACGGtgccggcagcagcagcaacaacaccaAGGGCGGTTCCAGCCGTGGTGGCAGCAGCGATGGGCAGAG GCCAAGGTACCTGAAGAGCCAGTGA
- the LOC123169280 gene encoding protein RADIALIS-like 4 isoform X2: MSSSWTFKQNKVFEDALAKYDKDAPDRWQNVAREVGDGKSVEDVKKHFAELEKDVDEIHTNGAGSSSNNTKGGSSRGGSSDGQR, encoded by the exons ATGAGTTCATCGTGGACATTCAAGCAGAACAAGGTGTTCGAGGATGCGCTGGCCAAGTACGACAAGGACGCGCCAGACAGATGGCAGAACGTGGCGCGGGAGGTTGGCGACGGCAAGTCGGTGGAGGATGTGAAGAAGCACTTCGCGGAGCTGGAAAAAGACGTGGACGAGATTCATACAAACGGtgccggcagcagcagcaacaacaccaAGGGCGGTTCCAGCCGTGGTGGCAGCAGCGATGGGCAGAGGTA G